In Thermoanaerobaculia bacterium, a single genomic region encodes these proteins:
- a CDS encoding SRPBCC domain-containing protein has protein sequence MTKTVHQVVALPASPAKLYSMYLDPKAHGAFTGMPVDISAEPGSTFSAFGGAISGRILLTVPGRLIVQAWRSTNFRKGDPDSILVLAFSGKGKEGRIEMTHVNVSDRDAEGVRKGWKTHYWTPWRKYLKK, from the coding sequence ATGACAAAGACCGTTCACCAAGTCGTCGCGCTTCCCGCTTCCCCGGCGAAGCTCTATTCGATGTACCTCGACCCGAAGGCCCACGGAGCGTTCACCGGAATGCCGGTCGACATTTCCGCCGAGCCGGGGTCGACCTTTTCGGCCTTCGGCGGGGCGATCTCGGGACGCATTCTGCTGACCGTTCCCGGCAGGCTCATCGTTCAGGCGTGGCGTTCGACGAACTTCAGGAAAGGCGACCCCGATTCGATCCTCGTCCTCGCCTTCTCCGGAAAGGGCAAAGAGGGCCGCATCGAGATGACGCACGTCAACGTCTCGGATCGCGACGCGGAGGGTGTCAGAAAAGGGTGGAAGACGCATTACTGGACGCCCTGGCGAAAGTACCTGAAGAAGTA